In a genomic window of Pirellulales bacterium:
- the yegS gene encoding lipid kinase YegS codes for MINASNAPSRTIQIIANGKVACDERLRAAVRTVRDRGNQVQMSVTWESGDAARFAAATARADCDAIVAAGGDGTINEVVSGVLDASASVRPAVGVLPMGTANDFAHGCHLPIDDLTQALLTVAEGRSTPIDAGRVNGRTFINVATGGFGTQVTAETPPEVKRLLGHVAYLIAGVASIGKLQARSINVTAPDFAWQGNTYVFAVGNGRQAGGGFQLCEQALLDDGLLDLMIVPDVPYDQVLSLLRDLLSPPPHKQFERVIYRQVPWVKIAAEGGLYMNLD; via the coding sequence ATGATCAATGCGAGCAACGCTCCCTCTCGTACGATACAGATCATAGCCAACGGCAAAGTAGCCTGTGACGAGCGGTTGCGCGCCGCAGTGCGCACCGTTCGTGACCGTGGCAACCAGGTGCAGATGAGCGTCACCTGGGAAAGTGGCGACGCAGCACGATTTGCCGCCGCGACCGCTCGGGCCGATTGTGACGCGATCGTGGCGGCGGGGGGTGACGGCACCATTAACGAGGTCGTTAGCGGCGTGCTCGATGCCTCTGCATCGGTCCGCCCGGCCGTCGGCGTCTTGCCGATGGGGACGGCCAATGATTTTGCCCACGGTTGTCATTTACCGATCGACGATCTGACGCAGGCGCTTCTTACGGTGGCCGAAGGCAGATCCACGCCGATCGATGCCGGTCGTGTAAATGGTCGCACATTCATCAACGTAGCCACCGGCGGATTTGGCACCCAGGTTACCGCCGAAACACCACCGGAAGTTAAGCGCCTGCTTGGCCATGTGGCCTATTTGATTGCCGGGGTTGCATCGATCGGCAAGTTGCAAGCACGAAGCATTAACGTTACTGCCCCTGATTTTGCCTGGCAGGGAAACACGTACGTTTTCGCGGTCGGTAATGGACGGCAGGCCGGCGGGGGCTTTCAGTTGTGTGAGCAGGCGCTGCTCGACGATGGACTGTTGGACCTGATGATTGTTCCCGACGTGCCGTACGACCAGGTGCTATCTCTCTTGCGCGACCTGCTCAGTCCGCCGCCGCACAAACAGTTCGAACGCGTGATCTACCGCCAAGTGCCGTGGGTGAAGATCGCAGCCGAAGGAGGATTGTATATGAACCTCGACG